From the genome of Deferribacterota bacterium, one region includes:
- a CDS encoding isochorismatase family cysteine hydrolase: protein MFDGLIIIDMLNDFLLEGAPLYLPSGRLIINNIKKEIDYSRERNIPVIYVCDSHLENDLEFKVWPKHCIKNSFGSKVVDELSPLDNDLIIEKNRYSSFYNTDLDELLKKMDIKTINIAGILTNVCVLYTVADAHFRDYNIVVKKNCVATNDRELENFAFRQMKEIHNVDLVDEK, encoded by the coding sequence ATGTTTGATGGTTTAATTATAATTGATATGCTAAATGATTTTTTATTAGAAGGGGCGCCCCTTTATTTGCCTAGTGGAAGATTGATTATTAATAATATAAAAAAAGAGATAGATTATTCTAGAGAGAGAAATATACCTGTAATCTATGTGTGCGATTCCCACTTAGAAAATGATTTAGAGTTTAAAGTTTGGCCAAAGCATTGTATAAAAAATAGTTTTGGTAGTAAAGTAGTAGATGAGTTGTCACCTTTGGATAATGATTTGATCATAGAAAAGAACAGATACTCATCCTTTTATAATACAGATTTGGATGAACTGTTAAAGAAAATGGATATAAAGACAATAAATATAGCTGGTATATTGACAAATGTGTGTGTACTGTATACTGTTGCTGATGCACACTTTAGAGATTACAATATTGTAGTTAAGAAAAATTGTGTTGCAACAAATGATAGGGAACTTGAAAATTTTGCTTTTAGACAGATGAAAGAAATTCACAATGTTGATCTAGTTGATGAGAAATAA